The window TCTTCTAATGAAGGGATGGAATGTGTCTTTAAAATTACCTAACCCACAGAGGGGTCATCGTAGCCTGGATACAATccgcaggggcctcgtagcctggtggatagcgcgcaggactcgtaattctgtggcgcgggttcgattcccgcacgaggcagaaacaaatgggcaaagtttctttcaccctgaatgcccctgttacctagcagtaaataggtacctgggagttagtcagctgtcacgggctgcttcctgggggtggaggcctggtcgaggaccgggccgcggggacactaaagccccgaaatcatctcaagataacctcaagataaccattgtgTCCTGGGTTTTAAAAGATAACATATCAAAAAACAtagatattaattcaagaaagcaAAGGAAAAGAACTTGAACTTCAAGAAATGGGAATTACATGTATGAAACTGGACTTTACACATTGTATACGGGTTTGATATACATAGTGAatacattattaaatataaccgaaaaagtaagattaataattctaacgcgaattttctcaatatttcttatgtttctgttcactgtcgatggtaattgaaaagtcaattctccaaaattcatttttatttctagtctgacgcgacacttgaacgcgtttcgtaataacttattacattatcAAAGACAGTACAGTGAATACAGTATACACACACTCTGAATACTGGTAGAGtatacacatacactaaatatcGATACAGTATACTCATTGTATACTTGTATACATACTTTACTGTATGATAATGATTAATAATGAACCACTTGTTCTGATGAATCATGTGTTTAAACACTCATAAGATCATTGTATATGAATGAATACACGAGTGTAttgtatacaaaaatatatatttaagctACACATACTAATACAATGTAACTGTAATACAATGAAGTTAATATGATTAACCTTAATGATTATCTAAACATTATCTAAAAGATAGTTAATCATCTAATCACATTTACACGAGTAACCAGATTaatcatctacacacacacacacacacacacacacacacacacacacacacacacacacacacacacacacacacacacacacacacacacacacacacacactctttggctctaccaaagagccaaagctcaacccccgcaagcacaattaggtgagtacacacacacacacacacacacacacacacacacacacacacacacacacacacacacacacactcacacacacacacacacacacacacacacactatggccaATGACCCAAACCAATGTTATCATAGAATATTGTTATTCTAATCAGTAGCTACACCATAGACACCTGACAGCCTTACTCTATCTCTTGTTCAGTAAGCTTATTACCTCATCCGTCATTCCTTCGGTGGATGGCATGGCATAATCTTACATCCACGTGCTCTGCCTGCTATCACCAAGCTGTCTGGTCTACCTGCTATCATCAAGCTGTCTGCTCTACCTGCTATCATCAAGCTGTCTGCTCTACCTGCTATCATCAAGCTGTCTGCTCTACCTGCTATCACCAAACTGTCTGCTCTACCTGCTATCACCAAGCTGTCTGGTCTACCTGTTATCACCAAGCTGTCTGGTCTACCTGTTATCACCAAGCTGTCTGCTCTACCTGCTATCACCAAGCTGTCTGCTCTACCTGCTATCACCAAGCTGTCTGCTCTATCTGCTATCATCAAGCTGTCTGCTCTATCTGCTATCATCAAGCTGTCTGCTCTACCTGCTATCATCAAGCTGTCTGCTCTACCTGCTATCACCAAACTGTCTGCTCTACCTGCTATCACCAAGCTGTCTGGTCTACCTGTTATCACCAAGCTGTCTGGTCTACCTGTTATCACCAAGCTGTCTGCTCTACCTGCTATCACCAAGCTGTCTGCTCTACCTGCTATCATCAAGCTGTCTGCTCTACCTGCTATCATCAAGCTGTCTGCTCTACCTGCTATCATCAAGCTGTCTGCTCTACCTGCTATCACCAAGCTGTCTGCTCTACCTGCTATCACCAAGCTGTCTGCTCTACCTGCTATCATCAAGCTGTCTGCTCTACCTGTTATCACCAAGCTGTCTGCTCTACCTGCTATCACCAAGCTGTCTGCTCTACCTGTTATCACCAAGCTGTCTGCTCTACCAGTTCTGCGTGGTATATCACCTAGGTACAGTTAATAAGGCCCgttctcctgttttggtagtaattATAGGAAGAATGagaaccatagtacatatatcgaCTTAGGGaaaaacagctgactaacatttcCAAGAATTATTTCGTCTAATGTGTAATGTTATTTAGCATTTGTGTCTAAGTTCTTGCTAACCAACATTACACATTcagatatatattacatatatataaatatgtccaCAATAGACCTCCTcgtagggggcctggtagcctggtggatagcgcgcaggattcgtaattctgtggcgcgggttcgattcccgcacgaggcagaagcaaatgggcaaagtttctttcaccctgaatgcccctgttacctagcagtaaataggtacctgggagttagtcagctgtcacggactgcttcctgggggtggaggcctggtcgaggaccgggccgcggggacactaaaaagccccgaaatcatctcaagataacctcaagataacctcaagaccaccattcctttcccaccgtcccatcccaaatccttatatcctgaccccaatcctagtgctatatagtcgtaatggcttggcgctttcccccccttccTGGTAGTTCCCTCCCTACAGGTGTGTGGATAGTGAGGTTGTACACCCGCCAGCAGTGATATCTGAGCCAGCAGCCAGTGTACTATACCTTGCGTTCGTGTTCAGCATCCTGTAGTGTAcatctacgggctcgccatagcccgtgctgcttggagctttgttccaggcagctaatctttAACATGTAGTGTAcatctacgggctcgccatagcccgtgctgcttggagctttgttccaggcagctaatctttAACATGTAGTGTAcatctacgggctcgccatagcccgtgctgcttggagctttgttccaggcagctaatctttAACATGTAGTGTAcatctacgggctcgccatagcccgtgctgcttggagctttgttccaggcagctaatctttAACATGTAGTGTACATCTGGTAAAGCTGTGTGGTGTCTACACCAGTTTACAGATGCACCAAGAAAGCCTTTAGTGGAAATTTATCTATATATGTATACGAGAAGGTACATTGGCTTTGTGACAATACGTTGTATGGTAAttgacaatcttgtaaagccaaatAGTTATAAAGTCTTCATTGTAGATATCTGCCTGCGTGGTAGTTACAAATGTGTTCATTGTAGATATCTGCCTGCGTGGTAGTTACAAATGTGTTCATTGTAGATATCTGCCTGCGTGGTAGTTACAAATGTGTTCATTGTAGATATCTGTCGTCAAGGTAATTACAATGTCTTCATTGTAGATATCTGCCTGCGTGGTAGTTACAAATGTGTTCATTGTAGATATCTGTCGTCAAGGTAGTTACAATGTCTTGATTGTAGATATCTGTCGTCAAGGTAGTTACAATGTCTTCATTGTAGATATCTGTCGTCAAGGTAGTTACAATGTTTTCATTGTAGATATCTGTCGTCAAGGTAGTTACAATGTCTTCATTGTAGATATCTGTCGTCAAGGTAGTTACAATGTCTTCATTGTAGATATCTGTCGTCAAGGTAGTTACAATGTCTTCATTGTAGATATCTGTCGTCAAGGTAGTTACAATGTCTTCATTGTAGATATCTGTCTTCATTGTAAATAGTTACTTGAAGGAGACCGCCTCTAATGGCCTtgacagggacaggaagccagccggTTGTTGAAGATCTCTGCATAATTCCTGAACATTTTCTTAACTGTTTTTCCTCTTTGATATTTTGAACTGTTAGGCTTATCGAGTTCCCCTATTAGGCCTATGAATGAGATCctcaggatgccacccacaacagttgactaactcacaTACCTCTGGGGTGAACAGAAGTAGCAGGTGTAAGAACACCTGCCCAAACGTCCCTGTAGATTCTGGCCCAGAATTTTGTGTGGTATGCTGTACAAAGTTACAGGAATGTACATATACATCTGCCTACAATGTACATATGTCAGAAGTGCACATTTGAGCAGGAATGTACATATACACCTGCCTACAATGTACATATGTCAGAAGTGCACATTTGAGCACTAGTGTACATATGTCACCAGTATACTTAGTATATATTAGTGTACATTTACTGCCTCTGTACATTTGTGACTTGTGTACATTTGATTC is drawn from Procambarus clarkii isolate CNS0578487 chromosome 90, FALCON_Pclarkii_2.0, whole genome shotgun sequence and contains these coding sequences:
- the LOC138359410 gene encoding nuclear pore complex protein Nup58-like is translated as MGITSYYLIRHSFGGWHGIILHPRALPAITKLSGLPAIIKLSALPAIIKLSALPAIIKLSALPAITKLSALPAITKLSGLPVITKLSGLPVITKLSALPAITKLSALPAITKLSALSAIIKLSALSAIIKLSALPAIIKLSALPAITKLSALPAITKLSGLPVITKLSGLPVITKLSALPAITKLSALPAIIKLSALPAIIKLSALPAIIKLSALPAITKLSALPAITKLSALPAIIKLSALPVITKLSALPAITKLSALPVITKLSALPVLRGISPRYS